The Geothrix sp. genome window below encodes:
- a CDS encoding arginase family protein — translation MSADLLLQGLRTGLTPFFGLPLCLDPRPATGVVLGAPCDAGVINRPGARLGPWAMRAAAMGMGSHPMPGRLREARPALGPAAARGWLDGGNIPTLPFSLAGALETVQATVGAWAMTGCRTLMLGGDHALTLGALRALARQHGPLGLLHLDAHPDAADGAAWGTDIHHGAWLRQALEEGLVDPTRVVQAGLRAPRFDDDELAFLQAAGVRMWTPGDLRDPRLAPQLEEDLAAVGRGPAYLSLDLDALDPVLVPAVAEPVPGGLSLEEALRLIHAARQWPEPWVGADLMELAPTLEGAEASARVAVHLALHLLV, via the coding sequence ATGTCCGCTGACCTTCTCCTCCAGGGCCTCCGCACCGGCCTCACGCCGTTCTTCGGCCTGCCCCTCTGCCTCGATCCCCGACCCGCCACCGGCGTGGTGCTCGGCGCGCCCTGCGATGCGGGCGTCATCAACCGCCCCGGGGCCCGCCTGGGGCCCTGGGCGATGCGTGCGGCCGCCATGGGCATGGGTTCCCACCCGATGCCCGGGCGGCTCCGGGAAGCCCGCCCCGCCCTCGGCCCCGCGGCCGCCCGGGGCTGGCTGGACGGCGGCAACATCCCCACCCTGCCCTTCTCCCTGGCGGGGGCCCTCGAAACCGTGCAGGCCACGGTGGGCGCCTGGGCCATGACCGGTTGCCGCACGCTGATGCTGGGCGGCGACCACGCCCTCACCCTCGGCGCCCTGCGGGCCTTGGCCCGCCAGCACGGCCCTCTCGGCCTGCTGCATCTGGACGCCCACCCGGACGCGGCCGATGGGGCCGCCTGGGGCACGGACATCCACCACGGCGCCTGGCTCCGCCAGGCCCTGGAGGAAGGCCTGGTCGACCCGACCCGCGTGGTGCAGGCGGGCCTGCGGGCGCCGCGCTTCGATGACGACGAGCTGGCCTTCCTCCAGGCGGCCGGCGTGCGCATGTGGACGCCCGGGGATCTGCGTGATCCGCGGTTGGCGCCCCAGCTGGAAGAGGACCTGGCCGCCGTGGGCCGGGGTCCCGCCTACCTGAGCCTGGACCTGGATGCCCTGGACCCGGTGCTGGTGCCGGCCGTGGCCGAGCCCGTGCCCGGTGGCCTGAGCCTGGAAGAAGCCCTGCGCCTGATCCACGCCGCACGGCAGTGGCCCGAACCCTGGGTGGGCGCCGATCTCATGGAACTGGCCCCCACGCTGGAGGGCGCCGAGGCCAGCGCCCGGGTCGCCGTCCATCTCGCCCTTCATCTGCTGGTCTGA
- a CDS encoding lysophospholipid acyltransferase family protein: MSWAGVLWPTFALLPRLAVGTEPQPGMHRWAQRLLPALGLDLEIAGQPRRDIPLWVANHLSWVDPVVLMSLRPMGTIAKGEVTGYPLIGRWARKSGIHFVDREDATSRAAALASFTTSLQSGRDMLLFPEGTTTRGERLAPFYEGGLRAAYELGLPAQPIRLSSPAPHYPWTGDETLLPHLRTLFAARTPLTVTAEAPLHPEDFPDAAQWLAAFRAALSPRSPDVR, encoded by the coding sequence GTGAGCTGGGCCGGCGTCCTCTGGCCCACCTTCGCCCTGCTGCCCCGGCTGGCGGTCGGCACGGAGCCCCAGCCCGGCATGCACCGCTGGGCCCAGCGGCTCCTTCCGGCCCTGGGCCTGGATCTGGAGATTGCCGGGCAGCCCCGCCGGGACATCCCCCTCTGGGTGGCCAACCACCTCAGCTGGGTCGATCCCGTGGTGCTCATGAGCCTCCGCCCCATGGGCACCATCGCCAAGGGCGAAGTCACAGGCTATCCGCTCATCGGGCGATGGGCCCGGAAGTCCGGCATCCACTTCGTGGACCGGGAGGATGCCACCAGCCGCGCGGCGGCCCTGGCCAGCTTCACCACCTCGCTCCAGAGCGGCCGGGACATGCTCCTCTTCCCCGAGGGCACCACCACCCGCGGCGAACGCCTGGCTCCCTTCTACGAGGGCGGGCTGCGGGCCGCCTACGAGCTGGGGCTGCCCGCCCAGCCCATCCGCCTCAGCAGTCCCGCGCCCCACTACCCCTGGACCGGCGACGAGACCCTGCTCCCGCACCTCCGCACGCTGTTCGCCGCCCGCACCCCTCTCACCGTGACGGCCGAGGCCCCGCTGCATCCGGAAGACTTTCCGGATGCAGCCCAGTGGCTCGCCGCCTTTCGAGCGGCCCTCTCCCCCCGGAGCCCCGATGTCCGCTGA
- a CDS encoding GNAT family N-acetyltransferase: MTIETLAPHPEGARYAVRPLSSSDYAHLRRLEAEIWSGDGAGELCPHYLRLCTELYGDWCFLALDGDRPVGYVLNFVKGTTAYCATLAVHPDYQKGRVNYLLIRAMVSKLLQENVDECRFLVEPGNADARSVHNALGARVVAEVKDFYAPGDTRLWSAITRDDLERVRARYTRLKLVS; this comes from the coding sequence ATGACCATCGAGACCCTCGCCCCCCATCCAGAGGGAGCCCGCTACGCGGTGCGGCCGCTGTCCAGCTCGGACTACGCCCACCTCCGCCGCCTCGAAGCGGAGATCTGGTCCGGAGACGGCGCTGGCGAACTCTGCCCCCACTATCTGCGCCTCTGCACCGAGCTCTACGGCGACTGGTGCTTCCTCGCCCTCGACGGCGACCGGCCCGTGGGCTATGTCCTGAACTTCGTGAAGGGCACCACCGCCTACTGCGCCACCCTGGCGGTCCACCCCGATTACCAGAAGGGGCGGGTGAACTACCTGCTCATCCGCGCCATGGTCTCCAAGCTGCTGCAGGAGAATGTGGACGAGTGCCGCTTCCTGGTGGAGCCCGGCAACGCCGACGCCCGCAGCGTCCACAACGCCCTGGGCGCCCGGGTGGTGGCCGAGGTGAAGGACTTCTACGCCCCCGGCGACACGCGCCTCTGGTCCGCCATCACGCGCGACGACCTGGAGCGCGTCCGGGCCCGCTACACCCGCCTCAAGCTGGTGAGCTAG
- a CDS encoding inorganic phosphate transporter: protein MIEAFLIPSLAVLVLLAWGIDYINGFHDTANSIATVVSTGVLPAKYALVMSATLNFAGALAGTSVATTIAKGIADSQHVVPAVIAAALMAAITWDLLTWWFGIPSSTSHTLLGSLAGAVVAHAGFGALHTKKLEEIGAFIIISPAMGFIVGMLLILIILWIVRHFSGHKVNVVFRKAQLVSAAAMSFTHGQNDAQKAMGIICLALIAYKFHLPVDAKAKVIIPLWVKIGSASFMALGTASGGWKIIKTMGSKIVKLRPIHGFAAETAAAAVLFTTAHFGIPVSTTHSITGAIMGVGTSMNASAVRWGVAGNIVVAWVLTIPISALLAAGFLKLVAPFF, encoded by the coding sequence ATGATCGAAGCGTTCCTCATCCCGTCCCTGGCGGTCCTGGTTCTTCTGGCTTGGGGCATCGATTACATCAACGGGTTCCACGACACCGCCAATTCCATCGCCACCGTGGTGAGCACCGGTGTGCTTCCCGCCAAGTACGCCCTCGTCATGTCCGCGACCCTCAATTTCGCCGGGGCCCTGGCGGGCACTTCCGTGGCCACCACCATCGCCAAGGGCATCGCCGACAGCCAGCATGTGGTCCCGGCGGTCATCGCGGCGGCCCTCATGGCGGCCATCACTTGGGATCTGCTCACCTGGTGGTTCGGCATCCCCTCCAGCACCAGCCACACCCTGCTCGGTAGCCTGGCCGGAGCCGTCGTGGCCCATGCAGGATTCGGGGCCCTCCACACCAAAAAGCTTGAGGAGATCGGTGCCTTCATCATCATCTCCCCCGCCATGGGCTTCATCGTGGGCATGCTGCTCATCCTGATCATCCTGTGGATCGTCCGTCATTTCTCCGGGCACAAGGTGAATGTCGTCTTCCGAAAGGCGCAGCTGGTGAGCGCCGCGGCCATGTCCTTCACCCACGGCCAGAACGACGCCCAGAAGGCCATGGGCATCATCTGTCTCGCGCTCATCGCGTACAAGTTCCATCTCCCCGTGGATGCCAAGGCCAAGGTGATCATTCCCCTCTGGGTGAAGATCGGCAGTGCCAGCTTCATGGCCCTGGGCACCGCCTCGGGCGGCTGGAAGATCATCAAGACCATGGGCTCGAAGATCGTGAAGCTGCGCCCCATCCACGGGTTCGCCGCCGAGACCGCGGCCGCGGCGGTGCTCTTCACCACCGCCCATTTCGGCATTCCGGTCAGCACCACCCACAGCATCACCGGCGCCATCATGGGCGTCGGCACCTCCATGAACGCCAGCGCGGTGCGCTGGGGCGTGGCCGGCAACATCGTGGTGGCCTGGGTGCTCACCATCCCCATCAGCGCCCTCCTCGCCGCGGGCTTCCTCAAGCTGGTGGCGCCCTTCTTCTGA
- a CDS encoding DUF47 family protein, translating into MSLNAVMRWLKPREMVFFDLLESASGNVYQAAQLFDREIRSADPARFAELRRQMKDLEHTGDDITHEIIDRLNHTFVTPIDREDILTLAHAIDDVIDRIHSVCERLILYRISQVMPAVTEISSIIVEGAGEILHLTRSLRNMSNQKEIGDRIRRVHALENKADSIYHAGLAQIFDNPKDPIEVVKWKEMLEKIEDATDRIELVAKVIGSTVMKNA; encoded by the coding sequence ATGTCCTTGAATGCCGTGATGCGCTGGCTCAAACCCAGGGAAATGGTCTTTTTCGATCTCCTGGAATCGGCCTCCGGGAATGTCTACCAAGCCGCCCAGCTCTTCGACCGGGAGATCCGCAGCGCCGATCCGGCGCGGTTTGCGGAGCTGCGCAGGCAGATGAAGGACCTGGAGCACACCGGCGACGACATCACCCACGAGATCATCGACCGCCTGAACCACACCTTCGTCACCCCCATCGATCGCGAGGACATCCTGACCCTCGCCCACGCCATCGATGATGTGATCGACCGCATCCATTCCGTCTGCGAACGCCTGATCCTCTACCGCATCAGCCAGGTGATGCCCGCGGTCACGGAGATCAGCTCCATCATCGTGGAGGGCGCCGGCGAGATCCTCCACCTCACGCGCTCCCTCCGCAACATGTCCAACCAGAAGGAAATCGGGGACCGCATCCGCCGGGTGCACGCCCTGGAGAACAAGGCCGACTCCATCTACCACGCCGGTCTCGCCCAGATCTTCGACAATCCGAAAGACCCCATTGAAGTGGTGAAGTGGAAGGAAATGCTCGAGAAGATCGAGGACGCCACCGACCGGATCGAGCTGGTGGCCAAGGTGATCGGCTCCACCGTCATGAAGAACGCCTGA
- a CDS encoding HAMP domain-containing sensor histidine kinase: MAEQEIQREVESGVRVFLGRALVCLGSVLFLGLGLGMSVHQGASVPWTLGLVMTVFLVVILMARWQVRLVAEPLGQLLGGSRPRTIEDLPRAWSALEQENLDLRERAAREDRLLPSIMARLEEGVLLFGPAGGLEQFNPAAQRHLGLGAPLAKGMVVGEVFRDPDSSAAVQKAYRGAPSEWRLARAGRTLRVRAIPFAPAGSVSGVLLTLDDVTSQEALETTRQKFISNVSHELKTPVTAIRIAAENLQEEALPDSAQAGAQSILRSVDRLSLLLGDLSELSRIESGALHLDPVRLDLAAFLASLVKDQQARLAGAGVSLAVEVEAPEGATLLADPLRLSQVVENLLSNAIKFSPPDGRVELRVRLSERGQLWEVKDQGPGIPLADQGRIFERFYRSQATKAKPGTGLGLAIVKHLCRLMGGEVTVESQPGEGATFRVMLPPLPSRQED, translated from the coding sequence ATGGCGGAACAAGAGATTCAGCGCGAGGTCGAGTCCGGGGTGCGGGTTTTTCTGGGGCGGGCCTTGGTCTGCCTGGGGTCGGTGCTCTTCCTCGGCCTCGGCCTGGGCATGAGTGTCCATCAGGGGGCCTCGGTCCCCTGGACCCTGGGGCTTGTCATGACGGTGTTCCTGGTGGTCATTCTCATGGCCCGCTGGCAGGTGCGGCTGGTGGCGGAGCCCCTGGGCCAGCTGCTGGGCGGATCCAGACCCAGGACCATCGAGGACCTGCCGCGGGCCTGGTCCGCCCTGGAACAGGAGAACCTGGATCTCCGCGAGCGGGCGGCGCGCGAGGACCGGCTGCTGCCCAGCATCATGGCGAGACTTGAGGAGGGGGTGCTGCTGTTCGGCCCTGCTGGCGGTCTGGAACAGTTCAACCCCGCCGCCCAGCGCCACCTGGGCCTGGGGGCGCCCCTGGCGAAGGGCATGGTGGTGGGCGAGGTGTTCCGCGACCCGGACAGCTCCGCCGCGGTTCAGAAGGCCTATCGAGGCGCACCCTCGGAATGGCGCCTGGCGCGGGCGGGCCGGACCCTCCGGGTGCGGGCCATCCCCTTCGCCCCGGCAGGCTCCGTCAGCGGCGTGCTGCTCACCCTCGATGATGTGACGAGCCAGGAGGCCCTCGAAACCACGCGGCAGAAATTCATCTCCAATGTCAGCCACGAACTGAAGACGCCGGTGACCGCCATCCGCATCGCCGCCGAGAATCTGCAGGAAGAGGCGCTGCCGGATTCGGCCCAGGCGGGGGCCCAGTCCATCCTCCGGTCCGTGGATCGCCTCTCCTTGTTGCTGGGCGACCTCTCCGAATTGAGTCGCATCGAAAGCGGGGCCCTGCATCTTGACCCCGTGCGCCTGGATCTGGCGGCCTTCCTCGCCTCCCTCGTCAAGGACCAGCAGGCGCGCCTCGCCGGAGCCGGCGTCAGCCTGGCGGTGGAGGTCGAGGCTCCCGAAGGGGCCACCCTCCTGGCGGATCCCCTGCGCCTGAGCCAGGTGGTGGAAAACCTACTCTCCAACGCCATCAAATTCAGCCCGCCGGACGGCCGAGTGGAGCTCCGCGTCAGGCTCTCCGAGCGGGGGCAGCTGTGGGAGGTCAAGGATCAGGGGCCGGGCATCCCCTTGGCTGACCAGGGACGCATCTTCGAGCGATTCTACCGCTCCCAGGCTACGAAGGCCAAACCCGGCACGGGTCTGGGCTTGGCCATCGTGAAGCACCTCTGCCGCCTGATGGGCGGTGAGGTCACGGTGGAGAGCCAGCCAGGCGAGGGCGCCACCTTCCGGGTGATGCTGCCCCCGTTGCCAAGCCGGCAGGAGGATTAG
- a CDS encoding response regulator transcription factor, translating to MPHILLLEDDTEIRLGLEQHLRREGFSLTSVGTGRDALQALSAPSPRLDAALLDLSLPDMDGLDVLRAIRTHALHRGLPVLLVTARSEEIDRVLGLELGADDYVSKPFSARELAARLRAILRRAVPTEIADRAPQLTFGPITVDLDMHTARVDGQLVDLTRREFELLAYFLGNPRRVLSREKILQQVWGLEYLGESRTIDAHVRRVRAKLGEPAADLIETVVGVGYRLGGPAGA from the coding sequence ATGCCCCACATCCTCCTCCTGGAAGACGACACTGAGATCCGCCTGGGTCTCGAGCAGCATTTGCGCCGGGAGGGCTTCAGCCTGACCAGCGTGGGCACCGGCCGGGATGCCCTCCAGGCCCTCAGCGCACCAAGTCCCAGACTCGATGCGGCCCTGCTCGATCTGAGCCTGCCCGACATGGACGGCCTCGATGTGCTGCGGGCCATCCGGACCCATGCTTTGCACCGCGGCCTCCCCGTGCTGCTCGTCACCGCCCGGAGCGAGGAGATCGACCGGGTGCTGGGCCTTGAGCTCGGCGCGGACGACTATGTATCCAAGCCCTTCTCGGCGCGGGAGCTGGCGGCCCGCCTGCGGGCCATCCTCCGGCGCGCGGTCCCCACCGAAATCGCGGATCGCGCTCCGCAGCTGACCTTCGGCCCCATCACCGTGGACCTCGACATGCACACGGCGCGCGTGGACGGGCAGCTGGTCGACCTCACCCGCCGGGAGTTCGAGCTGCTGGCGTATTTCCTCGGCAATCCCCGCCGCGTCCTGAGCCGCGAGAAGATCCTGCAGCAGGTCTGGGGCCTGGAATACCTGGGCGAAAGCCGCACCATCGATGCCCATGTCCGGCGGGTCCGGGCCAAGCTCGGCGAGCCGGCGGCCGACCTCATTGAAACGGTCGTGGGGGTCGGCTACCGGCTCGGCGGGCCGGCTGGCGCCTAA
- the phoU gene encoding phosphate signaling complex protein PhoU, translated as MRLFDTELKELRDGIMAMAGVAEEMIDLTIQALTEPSPAKAEQVNLLDRRMDEWELKLDQQCIDLLALHSPAASDLRRIASSLKIIPELERIGDHCCNIARRVSLVHPPILAGNDLEQLGTETRNMVRRAVDAFVSSDAALAQAVILSDDSVDALYGKIYRDLLRIMLADPLCIERASHLILVIKNWERIADEATNIAEEVLFILEGRNAKHPYLRGNSVE; from the coding sequence ATGCGGCTGTTCGACACGGAACTCAAGGAGCTGCGGGACGGGATCATGGCCATGGCCGGCGTGGCCGAGGAGATGATCGATCTCACCATCCAGGCCCTGACGGAACCCTCCCCGGCCAAGGCCGAGCAGGTCAACCTTCTCGACCGCCGCATGGACGAGTGGGAGCTCAAGCTCGACCAGCAATGCATCGACCTCCTGGCCCTTCACTCCCCTGCGGCTTCGGACCTCCGCCGCATCGCCTCGAGCCTCAAGATCATCCCCGAGCTGGAGCGCATCGGCGACCACTGCTGCAACATCGCGCGCCGGGTGTCCCTGGTCCATCCGCCCATCCTGGCCGGCAACGACCTGGAGCAGCTGGGCACCGAAACGAGGAACATGGTCCGCCGGGCGGTGGATGCCTTCGTCAGCAGCGACGCCGCGCTGGCCCAGGCCGTGATCCTGAGCGACGACAGCGTGGACGCCCTCTACGGGAAGATCTACCGGGACCTGCTGCGCATCATGCTCGCGGATCCCCTCTGCATCGAGCGGGCGAGCCATCTGATCCTCGTCATCAAGAACTGGGAGCGCATCGCCGACGAGGCCACCAACATCGCGGAAGAGGTCCTCTTCATCCTCGAGGGCCGGAACGCCAAGCACCCATATCTCCGCGGCAACTCCGTAGAATAG
- the pstB gene encoding phosphate ABC transporter ATP-binding protein PstB, which translates to MLRVERLNLFYGEKQALSDINLQVAPNSVMSFIGPSGCGKSTLLRCLNRMNDLIENVRIEGRVLLGDTDLYAPETDVIALRKRAGMVFQKSNPFPKSIFENVAYGLRIQGQRDRTVLEEAVETSLKGAGLWDEVKDRLKDSANGLSGGQQQRLCIARALAVNPEVLLMDEPCSALDPIATAKIEDLITELKERLTIVIVTHNMQQAARVSDFTAFFWLGKLVEMDLTERIFTTPRVQMTEDYITGRFG; encoded by the coding sequence ATGCTGCGCGTCGAGCGGCTGAACCTGTTCTACGGCGAGAAGCAGGCCCTGTCGGACATCAACCTGCAGGTGGCCCCGAACTCGGTCATGTCGTTCATCGGCCCCTCGGGATGCGGCAAGAGCACCCTGCTCCGCTGCCTGAACCGGATGAACGACCTCATCGAGAATGTCCGGATCGAAGGCCGGGTCCTGCTGGGCGATACGGACCTCTACGCTCCCGAGACGGATGTGATCGCCCTCAGGAAGCGCGCCGGCATGGTGTTCCAGAAGTCGAACCCCTTCCCCAAGTCCATCTTCGAGAATGTGGCCTATGGCCTTCGCATCCAGGGTCAGCGGGACCGCACGGTGCTGGAGGAGGCTGTCGAAACCAGCCTGAAGGGGGCCGGCCTGTGGGACGAGGTCAAGGACCGGCTGAAGGACTCGGCCAACGGGCTCTCCGGAGGCCAGCAGCAGCGGCTCTGCATCGCCCGGGCCCTGGCGGTGAATCCCGAAGTCCTGCTGATGGACGAACCCTGCTCCGCCCTCGACCCCATCGCCACCGCCAAGATCGAGGACCTCATCACCGAGTTGAAGGAACGCCTCACCATCGTGATCGTCACCCACAACATGCAGCAGGCGGCCCGGGTCAGCGACTTCACGGCCTTCTTCTGGCTGGGCAAACTGGTCGAGATGGACCTCACCGAGCGGATCTTCACCACGCCGAGAGTGCAAATGACGGAAGACTACATCACGGGGAGGTTCGGCTGA
- the pstA gene encoding phosphate ABC transporter permease PstA encodes MSRLTESFRQGDVFVWLSATVLAFCLAMIIGLAGFIAAKGLGYFWPSPIVQVQTPDGPLLGEITGHEPARGAESEKIQFRVANRDIYGQDFRWIPAADISSAPERPKDALLIERLEYGPFIGRIASISHQGEVVATGTRALAEAQGHLGEAYRLRRRIQSIEKGEVGELNRRIEAIRLARRKAEKNGDAALLESLDAKVSALQVTYDQVQAGLEDLRAQSRTWTLSLSTADGQVKELPLASVVRLVPANDMNVFGKLGVYASRLWEFMADSPRESNTEGGIFPAIFGTVMMVLVMSVLVVPLGVITALYLREYARQGWLVRAVRVAVNNLAGVPSIVFGVFGLGFFVYGLGGTIDHLFYADSLPTPTYGTGGILWASLTLSLLTVPVVVVATEEALGAVPRSQREASLAMGATKWQTLWNVVLPSATPGILTGLILAIARGAGEVAPLMLTGVVKLAPAMPLDGTFPFLHLDRKFMHLGFHIYDVGFQSPNSEAAKPMVFMASLLLLLVVVILNLFALNLRRKLRERLGGSTF; translated from the coding sequence ATGAGCCGCTTGACCGAATCCTTCCGTCAAGGCGATGTCTTCGTCTGGCTCTCCGCCACAGTCCTCGCCTTCTGTCTTGCGATGATCATCGGCTTGGCCGGGTTCATCGCGGCCAAGGGCCTGGGCTACTTCTGGCCCAGTCCCATCGTCCAGGTCCAGACGCCTGACGGGCCCCTCCTGGGGGAGATCACGGGCCATGAGCCCGCCCGCGGGGCAGAATCCGAGAAGATCCAGTTCCGCGTCGCCAACCGCGACATCTATGGCCAGGACTTCCGCTGGATCCCCGCCGCCGACATCAGCAGCGCTCCGGAACGGCCGAAAGATGCCCTGCTCATCGAACGGCTCGAATACGGTCCCTTCATCGGCCGGATCGCCTCCATCAGCCACCAGGGCGAAGTCGTGGCCACGGGAACGCGTGCCTTGGCCGAGGCCCAGGGCCACCTGGGCGAAGCCTACCGCCTGCGCCGCCGCATCCAGTCCATCGAGAAGGGCGAAGTCGGGGAGCTCAACCGCCGCATCGAAGCCATCCGGTTGGCCCGCCGCAAAGCCGAAAAGAACGGCGATGCGGCCCTCCTCGAATCGCTGGATGCCAAGGTTTCCGCCCTCCAGGTGACCTATGACCAGGTCCAGGCGGGCCTGGAGGACCTCCGGGCGCAGTCCAGGACCTGGACCCTTTCCCTTTCAACGGCCGATGGACAGGTCAAGGAGCTGCCCCTGGCCTCCGTGGTCCGGCTGGTTCCCGCCAATGACATGAATGTCTTCGGAAAGCTGGGCGTGTACGCCTCGCGTCTCTGGGAATTCATGGCCGATTCGCCGCGGGAATCCAACACCGAGGGCGGCATCTTCCCCGCGATCTTCGGCACCGTGATGATGGTCCTGGTGATGTCGGTCCTGGTGGTGCCCCTGGGCGTGATCACGGCCCTTTATCTTCGCGAATACGCCCGGCAGGGCTGGCTGGTCCGGGCCGTCCGCGTGGCCGTGAACAACCTGGCGGGCGTCCCCTCCATCGTGTTCGGCGTGTTCGGCCTGGGCTTCTTCGTCTACGGCCTGGGGGGCACCATCGACCACCTCTTCTACGCCGACAGCCTGCCCACGCCCACCTACGGGACCGGCGGCATCCTCTGGGCCTCCCTTACCCTCTCCCTGCTGACGGTGCCCGTGGTGGTGGTGGCCACCGAGGAGGCGCTGGGAGCCGTGCCCCGTTCTCAGCGGGAAGCCAGCCTGGCCATGGGCGCCACCAAGTGGCAGACCCTCTGGAATGTCGTCCTGCCCAGCGCCACCCCCGGCATCCTCACCGGCCTCATCCTGGCCATCGCCCGGGGCGCGGGCGAGGTGGCGCCCCTCATGTTGACCGGCGTAGTGAAGCTCGCCCCCGCCATGCCCCTGGACGGAACCTTCCCCTTCCTCCACCTCGACCGGAAATTCATGCACCTCGGTTTCCACATCTACGATGTCGGGTTCCAGAGCCCCAATTCCGAGGCCGCCAAGCCCATGGTCTTCATGGCCTCGCTGCTGCTGCTGCTGGTGGTGGTCATCCTCAACCTGTTTGCCCTGAACCTGCGGCGCAAGCTGCGGGAACGCCTGGGCGGGAGCACATTCTGA